A genomic window from Salvia hispanica cultivar TCC Black 2014 chromosome 5, UniMelb_Shisp_WGS_1.0, whole genome shotgun sequence includes:
- the LOC125191188 gene encoding laccase-14-like — MLSTSMLLFLCFIGIVLLGGVKPSHGLVRNYTFELTNSAHSRLCTNKTMLTINGQFPGPTIYARRGDLVNVVVINSADHNITIHWHGVKMPRYPWSDGPEFVTQCPISPGTRFNQRIVLSDEEGTLWWHAHSDWSRNSVYGALIILPPRGESYPFRKPYHEVPILLGDWFNRDVQEIMEEFLASGGDPEVSDSFLINGQPGDLHPCSKQDIFRLKVESGKTYLLRIVNAVMNNIMFFKIANHNVTVVGTDAAYTKPLTSDYIAISPGQTIDLLLVANQPPSHYYMASRAYATGTNFDSTNTTAILEYAGNYTPPASPAFPSFPPFDSTAASHNFTTQLRSLASQKYPVDVPKNVTDTLFFTLSMNLRPCANDSCAGPNSERLLASVNNVTLQLPRTDFLQAYYGNINGVYTTDFPDNPPFPFNYTGDWNLTSPLLRPQNGTSVNVLDFNATVELVFQGTSFVGGIGHPMHLHGYSFYVVGSGFGNFNWTRDPLNYNLVDPPLMETIAVPRNGWTAIRFKANNPGVWFMHCHFERHVSWGMGMVFIVKDGPGLDEKMLPPPPDMPLC, encoded by the exons ATGTTGTCGACTTCAATGCTTTTGTTCCTTTGTTTCATAGGTATTGTTCTGCTCGGAGGAGTAAAGCCGAGCCATGGTCTAGTTCGTAACTATACGTTTGAA CTGACAAACTCTGCACACTCTAGACTTTGCACAAACAAGACCATGCTAACGATAAACGGACAGTTCCCGGGGCCGACTATATATGCTAGAAGGGGAGATTTGGTCAACGTGGTTGTCATTAATAGTGCGGACCATAATATAACCATCCACTG gCATGGAGTGAAAATGCCGAGATATCCATGGTCGGATGGGCCAGAGTTCGTGACACAATGCCCTATTAGCCCTGGCACGAGGTTCAACCAACGGATTGTGTTGTCGGACGAGGAAGGTACATTGTGGTGGCACGCACATAGTGATTGGTCTCGCAATTCTGTTTATGGCGCGCTCATTATTCTGCCCCCGAGGGGAGAGAGTTATCCTTTTCGCAAGCCTTATCATGAAGTTCCCATCTTACTAG GAGATTGGTTTAATCGGGATGTACAAGAAATTATGGAGGAGTTCCTTGCTAGTGGAGGCGATCCAGAAGTTTCGGATTCTTTTCTCATCAATGGCCAACCTGGGGACTTGCATCCATGCTCGAAACAAG ATATATTCAGGTTGAAGGTGGAGAGCGGAAAGACCTACCTCCTGCGCATCGTAAACGCAGTAATGAACAACATCATGTTCTTCAAAATAGCCAACCACAACGTCACCGTGGTCGGCACTGACGCCGCCTACACGAAGCCCCTGACGAGCGACTACATCGCGATATCCCCCGGCCAGACCATCGACCTCCTCCTCGTCGCCAACCAGCCCCCAAGCCACTACTACATGGCCTCAAGAGCCTACGCCACCGGCACGAACTTCGACAGCACCAACACCACTGCCATCCTCGAGTACGCCGGCAACTACACCCCTCCCGCCTCCCCGGCCTTCCCCTCGTTCCCGCCTTTCGACAGCACCGCCGCGTCCCACAACTTCACCACCCAATTAAGAAGCCTAGCAAGCCAGAAATACCCGGTCGACGTCCCCAAGAACGTTACCGACACCCTCTTCTTCACCCTCTCCATGAATCTCCGGCCCTGCGCGAACGATTCCTGCGCAGGGCCGAACTCGGAGAGGCTGCTGGCGAGCGTCAACAACGTGACGCTCCAGCTGCCGAGGACAGACTTTCTTCAAGCTTATTATGGAAACATCAACGGCGTTTACACCACTGATTTCCCAGACAACCCGCCTTTCCCCTTCAACTACACCGGAGATTGGAACTTAACTAGCCCTCTGTTACGGCCGCAGAATGGAACTTCCGTCAACGTTCTCGACTTCAACGCCACCGTGGAGCTCGTGTTCCAAGGCACAAGTTTCGTTGGAGGAATAGGCCACCCCATGCATCTGCACGGATACAGCTTCTACGTAGTCGGGTCCGGGTTCGGGAACTTCAACTGGACCCGGGATCCGCTCAACTACAACCTCGTCGACCCGCCTTTGATGGAGACCATCGCTGTGCCGAGAAATGGATGGACTGCTATTAGGTTTAAGGCTAATAATCCAG GGGTGTGGTTCATGCACTGCCATTTCGAGCGACACGTGAGTTGGGGAATGGGGATGGTCTTCATTGTGAAAGACGGGCCGGGGCTCGACGAGAAGATGTTGCCGCCGCCACCGGATATGCCACTCTGCTAA